The genome window TGTTTAGCGCAAGGACATAGTTAACACATGTTAAGGTACATGGTTAACGCTTTTCAGGTGGGCTTCTTGCTCCCCCTGGACGCCTAGGCGTCCAGGGGGAGCAAGAAGCGCGTTGTAGTTGTTTCTAGGCTTGGTCGCGCGGCTCAGGTCGATCATCCCCAAGCTTTTCCAGCAGTAGAAAACTTCCCAGCGAAGATCGTCGAACTGGTTTATCGCCACGCTTTCCCCGATGAAGGCCCTTCCGATGAAGAAGCTGCGTCCCTTGAACATCAGGTCGCCTTTGCTCTTCACCTTGCGCACCTGCTCGGCCTCGCCGTAGAAGCTCAGGCAGTGGGGTATGGTCGCGGGCAAGGCTCGCTCCGAGGCGCGGTAGCGGTCGGCGGGGCAGTCGAGATCGAGCGAGCGGTGCGGGCGGACGTGGTTGTAGGTCTCGCGAAACCGGGCGAACTCCCGGTCGCAATGCTCGAGGTCGCGCCACAGCGTGGTCCTGCCCAGCAGCTCGTGCTTGAGGGTCTGGTGGAAGCGTTCCTCCTTGCCTTGCGTCTGGGGGTGCAGGGGGCGGCCGTGGATCGTCTCCACCCCCAGGCGCAGCAGCCAGGCCTCCAGCTCGCTGGCCGCCCCGAACCCCCGCCCCCAGGGCGAACCGTTGTCGCAGAGGATGGCCCAAGGCAGCCCGTACTTGCCGAAGCATGACAGCAGGCATTCCTGCACCGTGGAGGTCCTCTCGTCCTCGCAGGCCTTGAGGATGAGGTTGAAGCGGGAGTGGTCGTCGCAGGCGGTGAGCGGGTGGCAGCGCTTCGACCCGGCCATCTCGAAGTGCCCCTTGAAGTCCATCTGCCAAAGCTCGTTGGGCTGCGAACGCTCGAAGCTCCTGGGCGCCACGCACGGGCGAGAGCCTTGGCCGAGCAAGCCGGCGCGGCGGATGATGTTGTGCACGGTGGTCGCCGAGGGAAGCTCCTTTTCCCCGGCGTTTTGCAGCAGGCGGCGCAGCTTGCGCGCTCCCCAGCAGTCGTGCTTGCGGCGAAGCTCCAAGACCTTCCTCTCCACCTCGGGGCAGCTCTTGTTGGGCTGCCCCGCCGGCCGACGCGAGCGGTCCTCC of Pelagicoccus enzymogenes contains these proteins:
- a CDS encoding IS481 family transposase, which encodes MPWMETDKITQRRDFVFLASKPGANKRELIRRFGISPPTAYKWLERYRKEGLPGLEDRSRRPAGQPNKSCPEVERKVLELRRKHDCWGARKLRRLLQNAGEKELPSATTVHNIIRRAGLLGQGSRPCVAPRSFERSQPNELWQMDFKGHFEMAGSKRCHPLTACDDHSRFNLILKACEDERTSTVQECLLSCFGKYGLPWAILCDNGSPWGRGFGAASELEAWLLRLGVETIHGRPLHPQTQGKEERFHQTLKHELLGRTTLWRDLEHCDREFARFRETYNHVRPHRSLDLDCPADRYRASERALPATIPHCLSFYGEAEQVRKVKSKGDLMFKGRSFFIGRAFIGESVAINQFDDLRWEVFYCWKSLGMIDLSRATKPRNNYNALLAPPGRLGVQGEQEAHLKSVNHVP